The following proteins come from a genomic window of Panthera leo isolate Ple1 chromosome E2, P.leo_Ple1_pat1.1, whole genome shotgun sequence:
- the CTRL gene encoding chymotrypsin-like protease CTRL-1: protein MLLLSLTLSLGLLGSSWGCGIPAIKPVLSFSQRIVNGENAVPGSWPWQVSLQDSSGFHFCGGSLISQSWVVTAAHCKVIPGRHFVVLGEYDRSSNAEPLQVLSISKAITHPFWNPTTLNNDLTLLKLASPAQYTKRITPVCLASPNEALPAGLTCVTTGWGRLSGVGNVIPARLQQVALPLVTVSQCRQYWGSRITDSMICAGGSGASSCQGDSGGPLVCQKGNTWVLIGVVSWGTSNCNVHKPAIYTRVSKFSTWINQIIAYN, encoded by the exons ATGCTGCTGCTCAGCCTGACCCTTAGCCTGGGCCTCCTTGGCTCCTCCTGGG GCTGCGGCATTCCTGCCATCAAGCCGGTACTGAGCTTCAGCCAGAGGATTGTCAACGGGGAGAATGCAGTGCCAGGCTCCTGGCCCTGGCAGGTGTCCCTGCAG GATAGCAGTGGCTTCCACTTTTGCGGTGGTTCCCTCATCAGCCAGTCCTGGGTGGTCACTGCTGCCCATTGCAAAGTCAT CCCTGGCCGCCACTTTGTTGTCCTGGGCGAATATGACCGATCATCCAATGCTGAGCCTTTGCAGGTTCTGTCCATCTCAAAG GCCATCACGCACCCTTTCTGGAACCCTACCACCCTAAACAATGACCTGACACTACTGAAGCTCGCCTCCCCGGCCCAGTACACAAAACGAATCACACCAGTCTGCCTGGCTTCTCCAAATGAGGCACTGCCTGCAGGCCTCACGTGTGTCACCACTGGCTGGGGACGCCTCAGTGGCGTGG GCAATGTGATCCCAGCACGCCTGCAGCAGGTGGCTTTGCCCCTCGTCACTGTGAGTCAGTGCAGGCAGTACTGGGGCTCACGTATCACTGACTCCATGATCTGTGCAGGCGGCTCAGGGGCCTCCTCGTGCCAG ggAGACTCTGGAGGGCCTCTTGTCTGCCAGAAAGGGAACACATGGGTGCTTATTGGCGTTGTCTCCTGGGGCACCAGCAACTGCAACGTGCACAAGCCTGCCATATACACTCGGGTTAGCAAGTTCAGCACCTGGATCAACCAGATCATAGCCTACAACTGA
- the PSMB10 gene encoding proteasome subunit beta type-10, with product MLKPALEPRGGFSFENCQRNLSLERVLPGFRSPQAHKTGTTIAGLLFRDGVILGADTRATRDSVVMDKSCEKIHFIAPKIYCCGAGVAADAEMTTRMAASNMELHALSTGREPRVATVTRVLRQTLFRYRGYVGASLIVGGVDLTGPQLYSVHPHGSYSRLPFTALGSGQDAALAVLEDRFQPNMVLEAAQELLVEAITAGILGDLGSGGSVDACVIMGTGAKLLRTLSSPTRPLKRPSQYRFAPGTTAVLSQTVKPLTLELLEETVQAMEVE from the exons ATGCTGAAGCCAGCGCTAGAGCCCCGAGGGGGCTTCTCTTTCGAGAACTGCCAGAG AAACTTATCCTTAGAACGCGTCCTCCCGGGGTTCCGGAGCCCTCAAGCACACAAGACTGGTACCACCATCGCGGGCCTTCTGTTCCGA GACGGAGTCATCCTGGGCGCGGATACGCGGGCCACCAGAGATTCCGTAGTGATGGACAAAAGCTGTGAGAAGATCCACTTCATCGCCCCCAAAATCTA CTGCTGTGGGGCTGGAGTAGCCGCGGACGCCGAGATGACCACGCGAATGGCGGCGTCCAACATGGAGCTACACGCCCTGTCCACAGGCCGCGAGCCCCGCGTGGCCACGGTCACGCGCGTTCTGCGCCAAACGCTCTTCCG GTACCGGGGCTACGTGGGCGCGTCGCTGATAGTGGGCGGAGTAGACCTGACCGGACCGCAACTCTACAGCGTGCACCCCCATGGCTCCTACAGCCGTCTGCCCTTCACAGCCCTGG GTTCGGGCCAGGACGCGGCCCTGGCGGTACTGGAGGATCGGTTCCAGCCCAACATGGTG CTGGAGGCCGCGCAGGAGCTGCTAGTGGAAGCCATCACTGCAGGGATCCTAGGTGACCTGGGCTCTGGGGGCAGTGTGGATGCATGTGTGATAATGGGGACTGGCGCCAAGCTTCTGCGAACACTGAGCTCACCCACAAGGCCCTTAAAAAG gcCTAGCCAGTACCGCTTTGCCCCTGGGACCACAGCTGTCCTGTCCCAGACAGTGAAGCCACTGACCCTGGAGCTGCTGGAAGAAACTGTGCAGGCCATGGAAGTGGAGTGA